CAATAATATAGTCCTGTTTATTTGTTATATGATGATAACCTTCTCAGCTCACTCAGATCTTTTGATATGattgataaaaatttcCTATCCAACATTCATCAATTTATCTGACCAAACAATAAACTTAGTACTATATAGTCTCGCAGGCAATTCTcttgaataatttcaaCTTTTATATCTTACATGAAACTTAAACACGATACATGTATCCAGTTTTCATCTCGATCTGGTTCGCTGTGAAATTTTACTATAACACTGTTTTTGAAGTAGGATTTTTGCCAATAAGACATTTCATAGTTCGTGTACAGGCCGTGATATTCATCTAATTTGTTCAACCACTTGAAGCCCCATAACTTTGTTTTATGGTTAACTATTCTGGAGGAGTCATCGAAAATTTCCTCTTCTATAGCATCCTGAACTTTTAAGCGGTTATATTCATATACTTCACTGAAtccctttttttctagtATATTGATCAAATCAGATAATAGCTCGATTCCGTGAATAACATATTTCAAtgatttgttcttttttgaaatggcAATTTTTCGCAGCTTGTTTAACCTGCCCAAGGATTCCAGTACTGTTTCATTCTCatcaacaagaaaaaatttcaaaagatttaaTGCTTCGTGGACCATATAATGTCTCGAATTCTGCGTTTTGACACtttgttccttttctaaGCGATTTACCTCCTCTGTATTTATGACATCATTCATCCATTCCTCATTATCTTGTTGATCATTTTCTGTGGCGTTTTCTGTCTTAATATAATTCCCATCTTTATCGAATACCCCATGTTTTATTTCGTCATCTATATTAAATGGCTCTATATTCACACCTTTTTCTACCTTGCTCTCTGAATTACCGATCTGATAATCTAAGTCGGctaagttttctttcttgaactCTGCAATATCCAAAAGCTGAATTTTCGATTTCTTTCGCTTTCTATGGTCTTCGACGTgatcttcatttttttcataggATTTTTCATCCATTTCTTTCCCactattttcattatctgtAGAATCTTCAACGCTAGAATCAGAATCAGAATCATATTCTGCCCTGCTTAgctcttcatcttcatatATCGTACTTTGATTATGTAACTCATCGCTAAGCTTTTCGTCGTGTTCACGTCGATcactatttcttttcagttttGAGCTGTTCGGGTATTGCGTATATTTCATATCCTTCTACAAACAATATGGTGCACTTGAGTGTTTTTATCAAAGTTTTCCCTTGTTCTTTAAAAGGCAGCTTAGCATGGTCATTCCAATTTGTTCGGATGCGCTTCTTTTAATCTAGTCAGAGAAACTTACCCATTAAGTAATTAAAATCGATTATTAGGGCAtaaatggaagaaaaggagaCTATGTTGGTAGAATGTAAAGGAAGGGACCCTCATTCACAAACAAGGCAGGGACTTTTATGTTACTACTGAATGTTCATGGTGATGAGTGATAATGTCCTTTAGCTAATAGAGTAAGCCACACTTATTCAAAGGTCAATTTGGAGTAGGCTTACAAATGtagtcttttctttcataaaCCAGTAGTGTTAAACTTTAtgtttcttcaactttGACGCACAATATTTGGCGGCTATTTTCCGCTATAccaaataaaatatatcttttgtataagaaaacaaactgctgaagaaaagaacatACAGCAACTTGGACAACATGTCCATCGAGGAGGAAGATACAAATAAGATCACATGTACGCAAGACTTTCTTCACCAATACTTTGTAACTGAAAGGGTTAGCATTCAATTTGGGTTAAATAACAAGACCGTAAAAAGGATAAATAaagatgaatttgataaggCAGTAAATTGTATCATGTCATGGACAAACTATCCTAAGCCTGGGTTAAAACGAACAGCTTCAACGTACCTCTTAAGCAATTCCTTTAAGAAATCTGCAACAGTATCTCTTCCGTTTATCTTAGGCGACCCAGTATGCATGCCGAAGAGGGTGGAaagcaataataatgataccTGTCTTCTGTATAGTGACACATTATATGACGATCCTTTAATACAGAGGAATGATCAAGCAGGAGATGAAATAGAGGATGAATTTAGCTTTACATTGCTACGAAGTGAAGTAAATGAAATCAGACCCATATCTTCGTCCAGCACCGCCCAAATACTGCAATCGGACTATTCTGCGCTGATGTATGAGAGACAGGCTTCAAATGGGAGCATATTTCAGTTTAGTAGTCCCTGAGATTTAGTTTGATATCGTTAGCATAAGCTATTTGTCACGTTACTATTTCTCTCCTTCATTTATTCTTCCATgatatataaatttttgtcaAGAGTAcagttattattatattatatcattattataaTTGTTATGATTactattaatattattaatgtTTATTATCAatgtttattattattattgttattacaCATGAAAAGTGAAATTTCATTACGCATATTGTCTTTTATAGTAGATCGCTGTCAGCATCTTCATTAACT
This genomic interval from Saccharomyces cerevisiae S288C chromosome VIII, complete sequence contains the following:
- the LIN1 gene encoding U5 snRNP complex subunit LIN1 (Non-essential component of U5 snRNP; nuclear protein; physically interacts with Irr1p of cohesin complex; may link together proteins involved in chromosome segregation, mRNA splicing and DNA replication); the protein is MKYTQYPNSSKLKRNSDRREHDEKLSDELHNQSTIYEDEELSRAEYDSDSDSSVEDSTDNENSGKEMDEKSYEKNEDHVEDHRKRKKSKIQLLDIAEFKKENLADLDYQIGNSESKVEKGVNIEPFNIDDEIKHGVFDKDGNYIKTENATENDQQDNEEWMNDVINTEEVNRLEKEQSVKTQNSRHYMVHEALNLLKFFLVDENETVLESLGRLNKLRKIAISKKNKSLKYVIHGIELLSDLINILEKKGFSEVYEYNRLKVQDAIEEEIFDDSSRIVNHKTKLWGFKWLNKLDEYHGLYTNYEMSYWQKSYFKNSVIVKFHSEPDRDENWIHVSCLSFM
- the REC104 gene encoding Rec104p (Protein involved in early stages of meiotic recombination; required for meiotic crossing over; forms a complex with Rec102p and Spo11p necessary during the initiation of recombination) encodes the protein MSIEEEDTNKITCTQDFLHQYFVTERVSIQFGLNNKTVKRINKDEFDKAVNCIMSWTNYPKPGLKRTASTYLLSNSFKKSATVSLPFILGDPVCMPKRVESNNNDTCLLYSDTLYDDPLIQRNDQAGDEIEDEFSFTLLRSEVNEIRPISSSSTAQILQSDYSALMYERQASNGSIFQFSSP